In the genome of Xiphias gladius isolate SHS-SW01 ecotype Sanya breed wild chromosome 18, ASM1685928v1, whole genome shotgun sequence, the window cacacacacacacacacacacacacacacacacacaattgagccaaaacatttaagcctgtaactggttttaatgttgtggctgatcagtgtatataaTTTAACAAGTATTATATGCTTCAGAAATAGGTTGAAAGTACTAATGGCCAGGTCATACCAGCATCTACAACGAAGGCTGTCAAGTCTGATTTCAATTGACTGATCAATTCATCAGTGGATTCACTTTCCGGGTCGAAGAAAATCCATTTCCATTTGAAATGCATATTCACTGCAAAGTCAGCAATAGCAAAGCGTCACGACACTACTGACCTTTCAGGGAGCATCGTTCCAGTAAATGGAATGCATTTTACAAATTTGCAGTATGCACCTTGAACAAATTTGTCATATAATGGGAAATAAAGCACTGGGTAAACAAGCTAGTTAGACATTGTgctaaaataacatgaaaataacTATATGGCTGGCCAGTACATATGTTCTCTTTCTATCCAGACAATAAAtgacagcacagacacagaagtTAGAAGCAGGCCCTCCGCCCATCATTCCTCCACCCAACACAACAACATAGAGTCAAGAGGTTGCTTTAATAGCCAGTTTTAGTGGTGTAAGTTTCATCAAGTTTCAAGCGGCCcagtacagagaaaacacaacagaaggTACTGTGACTGACCAGCCCTAGCAGGCTCCCGTTCTGCTGGTGTGTTAGCTGTTAGCTCCCCAGAAATAGCTACGCTACAATACGGCAGTTCAACAGCTCTCCCTGTGAGTATTCATTATGTCACCAAGGCCCTGTCACCACTTATTTCAAAGTGATGACttttgctgtgccactttctggcATAAATGTGATTTGTAGCTACAACTTGCAAAACCAACAGATTACttacacaacacaaaaaaataggCTGTGGATGTGTTTTCATTCCAAACCCAAGAGCTCAACGTCAAAGATGAGGGTGGCGTTAGGGGGGATGATGCCCGGGTGGCCTTTGTTTCCATAAGCGTAGTCAGGTGAGCAGGTCAGCTTGGCCCTTTGACCAACACTCAtctggagggaggaggaggccgacaatacaaacagaggagagagaaagagaaagagacaacagGAGTCATGGAACAGGTAGTCTGCCTCCAAGATACAGTTAATTAGATCATACAGACCGAAAGTAACGGCGAAAACATCTTGTTTACTAATAATGCTTCGTTAGTTCATCTAGTCCTGTCATCTAAGGCCTTAAAAACAGAGGCCTTTTTGAGATATTAAAAAGTGATGTTTTAACCCATAAGCGGAGTATAACAGAGCATGTGAAGCTACGCCACCATGACTCTACAAGACCTTCAGACAGGCAGCACCTTTCGCCAGCCACCTCTTCTAAATGCTGCAGGGCTGAGTGTGCGAGACATAGAGCTGTGCCCATGCTGTACTGACCCAGTGTTTGCAGAGTTAATGGAAATCTTGCTGAGTGAAAACTTGACAATGGAACCATGTcaataaatgaatgtatttcaacagagaaaataacaacaatatcaGCAGTAAAATATGTCTTCTTTCTTGCAATCTGGATTATTTATGACTCTGAATCATGACTGGTAAAAATCCTTAGTTGCCTGACTTTTTCCTTGAATCTGTCTTTACTAGTGGCCTTAATAAATACACTGCACCGTGTCAAGTATATCTCTGAGGGGCTGAATGAGTGCAACCCTCAGGATTTGTATCAGTTTACAAAGCTAACAATTAGATTCATCAAAAGACGTGCGCAATTTAAATGCACAGTTGCCAGGTGCTTCCAGTTCTCCAGCCTACCTGCACTACTCCCTCTTCCCAGCCTCGGATGACTTCCTGCTTGCCGATCTTGAACCTGAAAGGTTTGTCCCTATCACGGGATGAGTCAAACTTGCGTCCATCTGTCAGGGAGCCTGTGTAGGAGATGGATAGAAGTACAGAGTCAGGATAAAAAGTGGAGCAAGTGCACAACCTTTTTCTGTAGGTGAAAAATCCAGCTATTACCGATGAATATGCACAACATTACAGGATTCCTGCTGCAGAAGTTGtttaaaatgatgagaaaatatTGGTTTTCTGTGCAGAAAATTTCAGCCTAAAGAAATTATATTGgtaacatttcataaaaaacactggaaacaaatCACATCTTCCAAGCTTGTCTGACATCCATCTTCCCTGCAGCGTGTTTATCGAGAGCACAAATGAAGGGATTCCAAGGATCTCAGAAATAGCCGCTGCAGCTGTCTGCAGGGTGGGTTTCAGTGTGACAGTCAGGAAAAATGCAAGCATCAATCCGCAGAATAGCATCCCCTCCAAGACTATTTACGCCAGAGCTATTACTGTTATTAGCGCCAACGaggcagcatgtgtgtgtgtgtgtgtgtgtgtgtgtgtgtgtgtgtgtgtgtgtgtgtgtgtgtgtgtgtgtgcgtgcgtgcgtgggaGAAGGTGCAACAACGTGCATGTTGTCGGGCACATCAGGGGGCGGCTGGCAAGATGCAGCCTTTAATCCAGGCAATGGAGTGGGTGTCTTGTCCTCTTCTGGACATCTAGACAGCAGCCTAATGGAATTATCTGTAGGAGCTGAAAGGTCCTGTCCAAGTATCAAAGGCAATGAGCATCAATACACTGCTTTCCCCATTCACCACCAAACAACACTGGGTTGACATCTTCTCACATCAACCATTTCCTGCAGGCAGGGCCTTACCAAAAATCCAGCAAATCCAAATTTTGATCTTCACTGGTACGTCCACATTTAAAAAGGCTTGTGTAACAGGCTATCCTGTTTCATGTCCCATTTAAAGGCTGACAGGAAGGGAGACCGCCCAGAGAGGAAATCCTGTAGTTtgtttgatattaaaaaaaacaaaaagaacgCAGGCTCATGCctataaagaaacacaaaaaatactcCACTGTGCAAGGCCCAAATCTGGTTTGACTTCAAGTTAATCTTGACGCAAAGAGGCTTGTATTACAGAGAGAGTTATGTCTGTCTTACCAGACAAGTCGGCTGAGACCAGCTTTGCCAAACCAAGAACAGGTGCAGACACATATACATTCTGGCATGCTGGGAAGCAGAAGCATCTGAAATCCCATTTAGTTTCTAATGCTACATGTTTCATTGTCAGTACTGTATTTAAACTGTAGTGTCTTTCAACACATTTCATGCTGGCGGCCTGGCGCTAAGAATGGCATTGCCTCTCTGCCAGTCGCCCCACCACTTTGCTCCAGACAGAGATTTCGCAACAACTGTTGGACCGGTTGtcttgaaattttgtacagacattgaCTGTCCCCAAAGGATGAATGCTAATGACCTTAGCTATCCCTTGATGTTTCCACTAGCGCCATCCTCAGATTAACATTTGTGGTTTCGAGTCAAATGTCTTGACAGCCATTGGATGgatgccatgaaatttgttacCGTCATCTCCACCTCAGGCTGAATTGTATTCACTttgctgatcctctgacttttccactAGCGCCATCGTCAGCTCAAAACTTTatctgtccaatactttggtttatgaccaaacacctgtAAATCTAATAGCATTTCCACCAGCCCTCAGCTGTACCTTGAGTTTAgcactaattagcaaatgtttgcatgctaacacgctaactGCGATGGTGAACTGCTAAACATCAGAGCTGCTGAACACTAACATGTTGTCATTATGATCATGTTAGGATGCTGACATGAGCACTGGGCTCAgaagctagcatggctgtagacagTTAATCTTGTTAGGAAatgattagagctgaaacgatttaTCGCAaaatcaattagtcgattggTAGATCTGAAGATCAGTTAACCATTTAAATAATTCTTTACGCAAAAAATGGCATAAATTCACAGGTTCCAGTTTCTCGAATATGAATAGTTTCTGATTTTGTCTCTAGCCTTTTTATGATGGTCATCTGAAcatctttatgtttttatttacagttaaacCAAGACATTGAAGAGTCGACTTGGGCTCTGGAATATTGTGGTGGtctcttttcttatttgttaATATTCTATAGAtcaaatgatgaattgattgaGATAATCCGTACagtaatcaataatgaaaataatcattagttgctaCCCTAGATATAATGTGGTCCCTTAGCTGTATCATGATGGCACAAAGGAGATATAAAGAATCTAGAGCTACAACTGATATTATGAGTCCCTGCAGGAATCATTTCAGAGGTACAGTGGGAATACCTCAGATATTTAGTTTCATTCAaatgttgtgtgtctgtggagaaaATACTACAGGTTTAATACAGTGAGTCTGTTATTATTCCTGTTGCCCAGACGGTTATAATCCGCTCAACTAAACgccaccaaccccccccccaaactccaacaaagacagagaagcGCTGGAAATCAGACGGGATTTAAAACCccgctgtctctctgtctgtctgtctgtctgtctgggccCTGTAAGTGAACCCTGCGGCGGAATCCGTctgcgtctttttttttttttttttgcaattctCTCCAGACAAGACAAATGACCACATTATCCACTGATCTTGCTGAGACTGTAACGGAGCGCTTGGCCCAAACTGGAGCGCGCATTATTTTACGCAGTGACGAATCCAGAGCGCTGTCCCCGggacaccaccaccaccaccaccgccgccgccgccgctgctaCGAGAACATTATCACCTCCTAATATAGTGGACACAAATGTGCTTCCCGGGGGCTAAAATGTGGTGAAGGGGTTAAATTAGTGTGCATCCCAGTCGGTGACTGACAGTCCTGCCTCTTTGCCCTGCTGAGGAATCACTGCCTGGAAGGTTTGAGGCTAAAACATGTCTGCTGGCATAGTTCAAGGCACTCCACGGCGTCTGGAATTGTACTCCAGTATCACCAGGACCCAGGGGTCCTGTGAGGATTCACAGTTTTCGCTGTGACACTTACAGGATTACCatgcactgatttttttttttttttttctctctctcttttcatacGAGTGTAGGAGACAGTTGCCCGCAGCCGTCACTCCACTTGTACGGCCTTCATTAGTAGAAATGCCCAGCTGGAGCAGCTACATGTGCAGAATCTGTCCACGCATACAGAAGAACAAGTTTCTTATTCAGAACTCACCAACATAATGCACCACACACGTCTGCCCTTTTTTGGGGAAAGTCCTTCCTGTGGAGAAACCAAAGAGGCGCTCGTTAGAACGGGCGTGCGCAATTAAGGCGGTGTTTTCTGCGCCTGTATGGGAGACATGCAAACAGAGAAGTGCAAACATGCGCCCGGTAATTGACACAAACACGTTTCCCTTTGGTGCAGTCGCTTTACCGTCGCCCGGGGTTATGGTCTCGATTTCGACTCCCATTTTTAGCGGTGTGCTCTGGAGCTCTCCCTGCGCCCGGCAACACTCTACCcgcagtctgtctgtctgctcctccGGCGGATGTTctcagctgtctctctctctctctctctctctctctctctctctctcgctccctcgctctctctgcAGGGAGACCAGCGTCAATTCGTCGTGTTACACAACAACACTTCCGCCCACCACCTCCAAAGTAAAACCTTGCACGGGCGGGGATTTCAGGCGGCGGTGCGAGCCCCCCTGGCGGCCACAGTGGAGGACAACAATAACATGAATCAGTCCCATTAAAAATGATGCATCAAAGTAAATGAATCACTCGGTCCGACAACGACACCGGCAAATGCAGCCTGCCTCTTCTGGCAGCGGTGTGGCACACAGTGCGTTGTGCGAAAAAAGCATCAGAGGTATATGCAGTCAATAAATAgttgctaataaaaaaaactaaaataatggTCAAATATCAACGAAATACAcaataagtaaaagaaaaaaatgaataaatgttacAACACTTCAGGGGGATTACAAAAGCATCTAGGCTATTAATAGCCTAGATACAGCAATGTACACACACGTTTCTTTGGTTGGACTATTTGTGCTCAGTCCTCAGGAGTTCCTCCAAAAGAGATTTCTATCTTGTCAAGGGGAGGACCTTTGCTCTTTGGGGGTCAGATTCACGCACTGAGACTATTACTGACTCAACAACGGAACACATGAGAGTTGTGTTTAGTTAGAGCACCTTTCACCACCGTTGTAGCAGAGAACCCAGTGTTGGCGAGAAGAAAAATCCTGTGCATCTGTCCCAAACGTGGTCCATCcgaaggagggggggggggaccgATTCTGGTTACAGATTCTAGATTACAGAATGTACCACAGACTAATTGCCTAAATTGCAGAGGTGGATATTGTACTAAATTTTAAtatggatttttatttcatttgaaatgtaatattaaaaagGAGACAACCATGCCTTGCACCAGTCTAAGTTATCTAACTGACCAGGAGGATTTTCCATTTAGGAGAAGCTTTTTATCGTGATGTGGAAGTTCTCTTCTTAAATGCCGGTTTGTGCGTTTTGAATCCATTATAAAGAGATCACCATCTCCATCAATCATCTCAGAGACTCCAATTATACCCCTTTCGTGTCAGATCAATGTTTTTGTACATGGTCCCTGGATGACCAAAAGTAATACACTAAACTAAACATTAACAATTGCTCTGTTATCATCAAGTGTCCCACTAAGTCCCAGGCCAAACATTTGTTGCTGGTCCCCTCATGAACCCTGCTGCACAcagcagtttcattatttctccAGGCACCCAGAAACCATCAGTGCTgtaaagctgaaatgatcatttaattgaatgaaaatgaattggcaacaattttgataattgattaacgacgcaagtaatttttttaagcaaaaatgccaaaagtccagctggtaccagcttcttaaatgtgaatagCTGCTAGTTTCCCAGCTTTCTATTACAGTGAActtaatattttggggttttgactgctgaatattttaacttatataataatgaataatgatgggcatttttttcacttttttctgacattttatacactgaacaatcaatccaatagtaaagaaaataactgtgaGATgtactgatgatgaaaataactgttagtcGCAGCCTTACAGTTCTCTTATGATGGAATAATACAACCTTGCCCGAAGTTTTCTGTGTattaattacttgacacacagaaaaagattaAAGCAATTCTATAAAacactttacaacaaatgaccACAGTATAAACTAAAGTAGTTCAAGTCCTAAAACTAGATTTGGAAGAAGATTTCTAATACAGCTTCATCACTACTTTGGTCGTGCAAATTTATAACAAATttgtaattaataaattatgtaGACCCAGATTATATGTGGTAAACCTGGCGCTTTCAgggcccctgggcagttgccTATTTTACCAAGGTTCCAATCGAAtattcaaaaatgacaaaaatcagcCTTCACAAAGGGACAAAGATTCCAGTTCCCTGACTGCAGTTTACTTTAGGCCTTTCTGGTTAACACTGCAGTGTAAAACTAAAGAAAAGACAGCGAGTGAGGCAAGCAGGTAGAGAGAGAAGTGGCAGTGAGAGATGGTGCTAATTTAGGTCAAAGCTTCCCACTGTCCCAGCAGACACTCAGATACTCTCTGCTCACATCACCACAGCAAATTTGCAGCCATAGCAACACCTGCATCTTACGTCCCGTGGAAAACAATAACAGCAAGTGCTTATGATATCCACTCATAATCTATTCTTACTAACAGAGCAGTGAAACACAGTATGTTCACCCTTTAGCTTTTCAATTTTCAAACTTTCATGATTGATTAAATTGCATCTCAATAGTTTCTATTATTCTGAGGTCAATGTAAAAGAACAGCTAATTGGCTCCAATGCCATGGAGTGTCCACAACGGCGGGCATCACCAAGGAGATAAATGTTGGTTGCGACTACATTAAACTaaaggaagaaaacatttaatgtgaTTATGAGATTTATAGGACCAAAAGTATTTCAAGTGGATGTTTTGTGTTGACTGGAAATGACACTGACTATCCCCTCAAGTATCCTCAGGCTccttaaaaacaaagcacagcagCAAGTCATTCTTACTTTATGTAGTCAATAAAACTCTGCAGAACCAGAGCCAAAAGGAGAGCCACTAGCAACACGTCGGACCAGGacctacatactgtatctgaccAATACTCAAAGATGTAGTGAAGAATTCACATAGTATATATAAGTATAATACCTGTGCTGCAACTATGCCACTAAATGTTTGTGTCATACGTCTTGCATCAAAGAGTACTGTCATGAGGTTTGTGACATTGGTATTGTGTTCACTTTTGAGGACCCTCAATAAGATCTTGACACAGCATACAGAGagtctgaaaatgtaaacactggTCATTTTTCCAGCAGAGGTAACATAAAAACAAGCCAAATACCACAGCACTTGGctaaatatttgtattaaaatgtacCAAAATTGTTGTTTAAATATGAAGAGTTTATAGATTAGCCATGTTCATATTAAACTCAGCCATCGGATATGTCCACTCCTAAGAATCCAAAACCTGATCTGATATGTGAAACTGGCATTACACATCCTGTCAcattagtttcattttcagtttcctctctCAGTCTCCTGCAGATCGGAACACGCAGTCACCCAGTAGGGAACAGATGAAAGCAATCATTTTTGCGTGCCAGCGTTTTAAAGTCAAATGCAAAGATTGCTCCTCGTTTTGTGTCATGCCATcagtaaaatttacatttatagcaGCTGACAAAAGAGTGCGACGGGACAGATGGTGAAAAAGAGGGACGATATACCACAAAGGTGTCTGATTCACTGACAACATTTAAGCTTTGCAAGCAGTGGTGGGGGACTTGCAGACTTTTCCTCTCTGGATTTTTCTTTCCAGGCAACAGACAAGCTGCCCCATATTCTTTGAGGAAGTTTTTGGGGCTCTGTGCTGCTTGTGAAGAAGACTACAGACAATACTCAGGTCTGAAGGAAAAGTCCCCCAACTCCATTGCATTTTGgcattaaaaatcatttagcCATTCTTATCTAGGGATAATTATCCTACAAAAAGCTGCTAGAACTGATCATCAATCAAAGATCATGCAGTAAAAGACTGTTCTCTGTAGtaaagatagaaataaaacGTATTGAGTTTTAAGCTTCACTGTTGACATTAGGACGgtagtttgacttttttgtcaaattttctTATATAACAATATTTACTAAAAAAGTATCATCAGGTTCAATCAAGGAAATTATAGGTGATTATTGGGTTAATGTACTGTGATGCAGGAACTTAATATGATGGATTCAGCATGAAACTgagaataaaatgatgcagaTTAGTTctgtgcacataaaaaaaaaaaattaaagaaaaaaaaaactggtttaaAGGTAAACAACCAATGAAAATTGTTTCCATATAAGAAAATCGACATTACTGAAACATGCCTACTGCCCAACGCGATCTGGTCCAACAGTTTATGTAAATGCACTGAAACCAATACGGTTTTACTGACTGATCATACTGAGAAAACAATCACAAAAGTTGACACAATCACTAGAATTCATGTTTCTCACTTTGTGAAGGTGCTAAATACCCCGTTTTCCAACTAtaataaaaagacaagacaataaAGTTCTTTATACATCAACCATAAAATGGATTTATTTTACCAGAGGTCCAAACATGTTTCTGTTGCCCCAGGATGCATAGACGATGTTAGTGTGTGTCATAGGAATTCAGCTTCCACTACTACAAACCAGAATTTATAATCTATATGTTCTTTTGTTTGACCATTAAATTGACAGTAAAGCCATGTGTAGCTGTGATGTTACACAAAA includes:
- the fkbp1ab gene encoding FKBP prolyl isomerase 1Ab codes for the protein MGVEIETITPGDGRTFPKKGQTCVVHYVGSLTDGRKFDSSRDRDKPFRFKIGKQEVIRGWEEGVVQMSVGQRAKLTCSPDYAYGNKGHPGIIPPNATLIFDVELLGLE